From the Haemophilus parainfluenzae genome, the window GCATCCCTTTTTCATCTAAGAATGAAATCAATGCTTGACCCACACCTAAAGTTGAAATGGTTTCAACCACATTAACGGCAGGATTTGAACGGAACGTTTCTGCCGCAGATTTCACTGCTTTTTGATCGCGTGGTGTAAAAGCACGTAATGCGTGTTGAACGCGGTTACCTAATTGACCTAACACCGTATCCGGTAAATCTAATGGATTTTGGGTCACAAAATAAATCCCTACCCCTTTAGAACGAATCAAACGAACCACTTGTTCCACTTTGTCCACCAACACACTTGGTGCACCATCAAAAAGTAAGTGCGCTTCATCGAAGAACATCACAAATTTTGGTTTATCCGGATCACCGACTTCCGGTAATTGCTCAAATAATTCAGACATCAACCAAAGCAAGAATGCGCTATACATTCTTGGGGAATTAATTAATTTTTCAGAATTTAAAACATTGATCACGCCACGACCATCTCGGGTTTGTAACCAATCTTCAAGATTTAATGCTGGCTCACCAAAAAGATTGGTCGCTCCTTCATTTTCAAGGGTCAATAAAGCACGTTGAATCGCGCCCACACTCGCAGCTGATACGTTGCCATATTCTACTTGGAACGATTTCGCATTTTCTGCCACAAATTTAAGCATTGCACGCAAGTCTTTTAAATCGATGAGTAGCAAGCCTTTATCATCTGCCACACGGAATACAAGGTTTAATAAGCCTTCTTGGGTTGCATTTAAATTTAATAAACGGGAAAGTAATAATGGTCCCATTTCAGAAATCGTGGTGCGAAGCGGAATACCGGTTTCACCGAATACATCCCAAAATGACACAGGATAGCCATTTAGATAACTCTCGCCCCCTAAATCAAATTGTTCAATGCGTTCTGCTACTTTGCCACTAAATGTGCCCGCTTTCACTAAACCGGACAAGTCGCCTTTTACATCGACTAAAAAGACTGGTACGCCATCATCACTGAACGCTTCCGCCATTTTTCGTAGTGTGACAGTTTTACCCGTCCCTGTCGCTCCAGCGATCAGGCCATGACGGTTTGCCATTTTTGCGGTAATACCAAGGGTTTGACCTTGTTCGGTACGCGCGAGAGAATATTGCATAAAGATTCCTTTGTTTTGTTGGTTTTATTTAAACGAATAATAAGGAAAAAACGAAGTGCGGTCAAAATTTAAGTGATTTTACGGTATAATTTCTCAAAACTAACTCAAAGCAGGAAAAATAGATGTCAAACGCAAAAATTCTTATTATTAAAACAGGATTGATAGAAACCTTAACGTTCCCTGATGGTAGCTCATATGAAAGCGCTATTCGTAAAAAACCAGTACCAATGGTAAAAGTACACACGCTGGGTGCAGAAGGTAACGATGTAGGCTTAAAAGCCCATCACGGTGGTGTTGATAAAGCCTTGTTTTTTATGTCTGATGTGTCTTTCCCTGCTTTAAACGAGATACTTGGTGAAAAGTTTGATTTCCACGGCAGTGCGATTTACGGTGAAAACTTTGTGGTATCCGGCTTACATGAAGATAATGTCTGCATAGGCGATCGTTACAAAATTGGCTCTACTCTGTTAGAAGTGTCTCAACCCCGCAAACCTTGCGAGCGTTTATCTCATAATACCAAGAATGAGAATACAAGAGAGGTTATTCGTCAATCAGGTTGGACAGGTTGGTATGTGCGCGTGATTGAAGAAGGTGAAATTCATCAAGGCGATGAACTCATTTTGCAACATCGACCTTATCCTGAATGGACAATTCGTCGTCTAAATACGCAACTCTCCGCGCCTTCAAGTATTGCAGAGCTAGAAGAGGCCTTAGCCATTGAAGAATTAGCGCCTGCGTTTAAACGTTCTGTTAACTCACAATTACGTAATTTACAGCAGGCGGCTAAAAATGTCGGCTAAAACGACCGCACTTTGTCCGTGCCAATCTTCGCTTTCTTACGAAGATTGTTGCGGACGCTTTCATTCAGGCAATATGTTTCCAGAAACAGCGGAACAACTCATGCGTTCCCGCTATTCAGCGTTTGTGCTCAAAAATATTCCTTATGTCGTACAAACCACTGTGCCAAGCCAACAAACCTTATTAGATGAAAAAGCCCTGCAAGATTGGGCTGATGAAACGCAATGGCTCAGTTTAGAGATTGTCAAAGCAGAAACCTTAACCAAAACACAAAGTGCGGTTGAATTTAAGGCTCATTTTCAAGGTAGCGAACAGCCGCAAGTGCATCACGAACATTCTATTTTTGTAAAAATCGATGGCCGTTGGTATTTTGTTGACCCCACTGTGCCACTCCCAAGCAATAAACAGCCTTGTGTTTGTGGCTCAGGGAAGAAATTTAAACATTGTTGCGGAGGCTTGCTCTAATGACCTTAACGTCTTTTCTCGCATTATTCTGGCAGCGTTCTCAAGAAAACAAATTAACGCAAGCTGCCGGTTCACTCACCTACAGCACCATGCTCGCCATTGTGCCATTAATTATGGTGGTGTTTTCGATTTTCTCCGCCTTTCCTGTTTTTAACGAAGTAACCAGTGCGTTGAAAGAATTCATCTTCACCAATTTCGCCCCTTCCGCAAGCGATGTTGTGGGGCAATATATTGATGAATTCGTCCATAACTCCAAGCAAATGAGTGCAGTGGGGATTGTGAGTTTGATTTTAGTGGCATTGATGCTCATTAACTCCATCGACCGTACACTTAATGGCATTTGGCAAGATACCAGTAATCGCCCAATTTTTACTTCATTTGCTATTTATTGGCTCATTTTAACGCTCGGTCCACTTTTAATCGGTACCAGCATTGCCGCAAGTTCCTATGTCAAAGCCATGTTCGAGCAATCGGAAACGCTCTCTTTTGGCTTAAAACTCCTCAGCTTTGTGCCATTTCTTTCTACTTGGTTTATTTTCACGCTCATTTATATGGTCGTGCCAAATAAGAAAGTGAGCATCAAACACTCTGCAGCAGGCGCATTAATTGCTGCAATTTTCTTTACTTTAGGGAAACAGGCCTTTGCTTGGTACATTACGACATTCCCGTCTTACCAATTAATTTACGGTGCCATGGCAACACTACCCATTATGTTATTGTGGATTCAAATCAGCTGGACAGTGGTGTTATTCGGCGCACAATTAGCCGCAGTACTTGCAGAAGAGCGGTCAATGAATAAAACGAATTTAGAGGAAGTAAAATGATTGCGTTAATTCAGCGTGTTACGCAGGCTAAAGTAGAAGTTGAAGG encodes:
- a CDS encoding virulence factor BrkB family protein, which produces MTLTSFLALFWQRSQENKLTQAAGSLTYSTMLAIVPLIMVVFSIFSAFPVFNEVTSALKEFIFTNFAPSASDVVGQYIDEFVHNSKQMSAVGIVSLILVALMLINSIDRTLNGIWQDTSNRPIFTSFAIYWLILTLGPLLIGTSIAASSYVKAMFEQSETLSFGLKLLSFVPFLSTWFIFTLIYMVVPNKKVSIKHSAAGALIAAIFFTLGKQAFAWYITTFPSYQLIYGAMATLPIMLLWIQISWTVVLFGAQLAAVLAEERSMNKTNLEEVK
- a CDS encoding MOSC domain-containing protein; protein product: MSNAKILIIKTGLIETLTFPDGSSYESAIRKKPVPMVKVHTLGAEGNDVGLKAHHGGVDKALFFMSDVSFPALNEILGEKFDFHGSAIYGENFVVSGLHEDNVCIGDRYKIGSTLLEVSQPRKPCERLSHNTKNENTREVIRQSGWTGWYVRVIEEGEIHQGDELILQHRPYPEWTIRRLNTQLSAPSSIAELEEALAIEELAPAFKRSVNSQLRNLQQAAKNVG
- a CDS encoding helicase HerA-like C-terminal domain-containing protein, which codes for MQYSLARTEQGQTLGITAKMANRHGLIAGATGTGKTVTLRKMAEAFSDDGVPVFLVDVKGDLSGLVKAGTFSGKVAERIEQFDLGGESYLNGYPVSFWDVFGETGIPLRTTISEMGPLLLSRLLNLNATQEGLLNLVFRVADDKGLLLIDLKDLRAMLKFVAENAKSFQVEYGNVSAASVGAIQRALLTLENEGATNLFGEPALNLEDWLQTRDGRGVINVLNSEKLINSPRMYSAFLLWLMSELFEQLPEVGDPDKPKFVMFFDEAHLLFDGAPSVLVDKVEQVVRLIRSKGVGIYFVTQNPLDLPDTVLGQLGNRVQHALRAFTPRDQKAVKSAAETFRSNPAVNVVETISTLGVGQALISFLDEKGMPTPVEVAYVYPPKSQLAPITEEERAAWVKDDELYAFYKDYVDNESAFEVLNAQADLAAVQQKQAEQAQQEEESGLFGSLSRMIFGTQKRGDKLSPTEQIVNSVAKSVGRNIRNEVTKQIMRGILGALKK
- a CDS encoding YchJ family protein; translation: MSAKTTALCPCQSSLSYEDCCGRFHSGNMFPETAEQLMRSRYSAFVLKNIPYVVQTTVPSQQTLLDEKALQDWADETQWLSLEIVKAETLTKTQSAVEFKAHFQGSEQPQVHHEHSIFVKIDGRWYFVDPTVPLPSNKQPCVCGSGKKFKHCCGGLL